The following coding sequences lie in one Methanomassiliicoccales archaeon genomic window:
- a CDS encoding cobalamin-dependent protein (Presence of a B(12) (cobalamin)-binding domain implies dependence on cobalamin itself, in one of its several forms, or in some unusual lineages, dependence on a cobalamin-like analog.) — protein SHGYGVVDMGRDVPVDDVVKQVEESKPDLVTGTALMTTTMSAFPKVAERLIEKGIEIPFICAGGAVNRSFVESYPLGIYAVAAAQGPGLADKAVEGWDWKKIRSKWDDITGGKA, from the coding sequence ATCCCACGGATACGGTGTCGTCGACATGGGCAGAGATGTACCAGTGGATGACGTTGTGAAGCAGGTCGAGGAGAGCAAGCCGGACCTAGTAACCGGAACCGCACTCATGACCACCACCATGTCCGCATTCCCGAAGGTCGCCGAGAGACTGATCGAGAAGGGCATAGAGATACCATTCATCTGCGCCGGCGGTGCAGTGAACAGGTCATTCGTAGAGTCCTACCCGCTCGGTATCTACGCCGTAGCAGCAGCACAAGGCCCGGGCCTCGCCGACAAAGCAGTCGAAGGCTGGGACTGGAAGAAGATTCGCTCCAAGTGGGACGACATCACAGGCGGGAAGGCGTAA
- the mtaB gene encoding methanol--corrinoid protein co-methyltransferase MtaB: MAVKRFTKMETKSADDLVFGDAKYPVSYGLGMKAGAGFVVPEINFAPRPGAEKNPDTLRREYVDYITKDIMDRAVTLGFPAVQLENEWIYQLGNEPDKFAKPVVAGQKEVMKKYHDEYGIMTAIRHTLPDMREAEKGLREGMDKKSSYPEKVIESIEVAAKNGADVLSIESMGGKEMSDYGILHQDIRAWLFGIGYLGSIDMEYMWTKIVDIAKKNKVIAGGDTNCAGANTSMFMAGGYLDKDIPRTFAATTRCIASARTLVAIECGATGPDKDCGYEGPILKAISGRPSAQEGKGAQDAHADLMGNLIASTCDLWSNESVEYHPEFGGSSVQCWLGVIGYEAALMNTSKQLKQDKILRDIYAACDSYRSPEAFCLRYDNAYKIGEAIVAEGNSIYLRSRAAGIKAAELISESAKTKNGLKLSKHESDMLNKVMTDLKALPDEESKFVDQCLKAYKDVQAFNPKNYEL; this comes from the coding sequence ATGGCAGTTAAGAGATTCACAAAGATGGAAACCAAGAGCGCGGACGACCTCGTCTTCGGTGACGCGAAATACCCGGTTTCATACGGCCTCGGAATGAAGGCCGGTGCGGGATTCGTTGTGCCAGAGATCAACTTTGCACCGAGACCCGGCGCTGAGAAGAACCCGGACACCTTGAGGCGCGAGTACGTCGACTACATAACGAAGGACATCATGGACAGGGCAGTAACCCTCGGATTCCCAGCAGTTCAGCTGGAGAACGAGTGGATCTACCAACTCGGTAACGAGCCGGACAAGTTCGCCAAGCCGGTAGTTGCGGGCCAGAAGGAAGTCATGAAGAAGTACCACGATGAGTACGGAATCATGACCGCCATAAGGCACACCCTGCCTGACATGAGAGAGGCCGAGAAGGGCCTGAGGGAAGGCATGGACAAGAAGTCCTCCTACCCTGAGAAGGTCATCGAGTCCATCGAAGTCGCAGCCAAGAACGGCGCCGATGTGCTCTCGATCGAATCCATGGGTGGCAAGGAGATGTCCGACTATGGTATCCTGCACCAGGATATCAGAGCGTGGCTCTTCGGTATCGGCTACCTAGGCTCCATCGACATGGAGTACATGTGGACTAAGATCGTGGACATCGCCAAGAAGAACAAGGTCATCGCCGGCGGAGACACAAACTGCGCAGGCGCCAACACCTCGATGTTCATGGCCGGTGGCTACCTGGACAAGGATATCCCGAGGACCTTCGCGGCAACAACCCGCTGCATCGCTTCCGCCAGAACCCTGGTGGCAATCGAGTGCGGTGCAACTGGCCCGGACAAGGACTGCGGCTATGAAGGCCCGATCCTGAAGGCAATTTCCGGACGCCCATCCGCCCAAGAGGGAAAGGGAGCCCAGGACGCACACGCTGACCTGATGGGTAACCTGATCGCTTCGACCTGCGACCTATGGTCCAACGAGTCGGTTGAATACCACCCGGAGTTCGGTGGCTCATCCGTCCAGTGCTGGCTCGGAGTCATAGGGTACGAAGCCGCCTTGATGAACACCTCGAAGCAGCTGAAGCAGGACAAGATCCTCAGGGACATCTACGCCGCATGCGACTCGTACAGATCCCCAGAGGCATTCTGTCTGCGCTACGACAACGCCTACAAGATCGGTGAGGCAATTGTCGCAGAAGGCAACAGCATCTACCTGAGATCAAGGGCAGCTGGTATCAAGGCAGCCGAGTTGATTTCGGAGTCCGCCAAGACCAAGAACGGCCTGAAGCTCTCGAAGCACGAGAGCGACATGCTGAACAAGGTCATGACCGACTTGAAGGCCCTTCCGGACGAGGAGTCGAAGTTCGTCGACCAGTGCCTCAAGGCCTACAAGGACGTCCAGGCGTTCAACCCGAAGAACTACGAGTTGTAA